The following proteins are co-located in the Mesorhizobium sp. M1E.F.Ca.ET.045.02.1.1 genome:
- a CDS encoding mandelate racemase/muconate lactonizing enzyme family protein — protein sequence MRIRDVQAWWVRVPIEVAKQHRSDFGQVTTFDAAILRIETDDGLVGWGEGKNAAGSAGSYGALVHMLNHEIAPQLIGRDPADIGIIWEMLYNGVRHNTAAHAGHAMPQLARRGMSVAAISAVDIALWDILGKSLGQPVWRLLGGRKVERMQAYASGGWAGADAIGDQLKSYIAKGGFKALKMRIGAMDGAPHISAARVRAAREAVGPDIELMVDAHGTYTVAEAKRFISLTADLDLAWFEEPVIADDKPGMAEVRASGSTPIATGESEATRFAFRDLALLKSADIFQPDPAFCGGISEAMKIGTIASAFNLRFAPHLWAGAPCFFAGLHVCAASPASFIVEYSLGANPMIHDLVEETVEAKDGMIAIPEKPGLGFTISERFLEAHAQRI from the coding sequence ATGCGTATCAGAGACGTCCAGGCCTGGTGGGTTCGCGTACCGATCGAAGTCGCAAAGCAGCATCGCAGCGACTTCGGTCAGGTCACGACGTTCGATGCCGCCATTTTGCGCATCGAGACCGATGACGGCCTGGTCGGCTGGGGCGAAGGCAAGAACGCCGCCGGCAGCGCCGGCAGCTATGGCGCGCTGGTCCACATGCTGAACCACGAGATCGCGCCGCAGCTCATCGGCCGCGACCCGGCCGACATCGGCATCATCTGGGAAATGCTTTACAACGGCGTGCGTCACAACACGGCCGCCCATGCCGGCCACGCCATGCCGCAGCTGGCGCGGCGCGGCATGAGCGTGGCGGCGATCAGCGCTGTCGACATCGCGCTCTGGGACATCCTCGGCAAGTCGCTGGGGCAGCCGGTCTGGCGGCTCCTCGGCGGTCGCAAGGTCGAGCGCATGCAGGCCTATGCGTCGGGAGGCTGGGCCGGCGCCGATGCGATCGGCGACCAGCTCAAATCCTACATCGCCAAGGGCGGCTTCAAAGCGCTGAAGATGCGCATCGGCGCCATGGACGGCGCGCCGCATATTTCGGCCGCGCGCGTGCGCGCCGCGAGGGAAGCGGTCGGTCCGGATATCGAGCTGATGGTCGACGCGCACGGCACCTATACCGTCGCCGAGGCGAAGCGCTTCATCAGCCTCACCGCCGACCTCGACCTCGCCTGGTTCGAAGAGCCGGTGATCGCCGACGACAAGCCCGGCATGGCCGAGGTGCGCGCCTCGGGTTCGACCCCGATCGCCACTGGCGAGAGCGAGGCGACGCGCTTCGCCTTCCGCGATCTTGCCTTGCTGAAATCGGCCGATATCTTCCAGCCGGACCCCGCCTTCTGCGGCGGCATCAGCGAGGCGATGAAGATCGGCACCATCGCCAGCGCCTTCAACCTGCGCTTTGCGCCGCATCTTTGGGCCGGGGCGCCCTGCTTCTTTGCCGGGCTGCATGTCTGCGCGGCTTCGCCCGCCAGCTTCATCGTCGAATATTCGCTTGGCGCCAATCCGATGATCCATGATCTCGTCGAAGAGACTGTCGAAGCGAAAGACGGTATGATAGCGATCCCTGAAAAGCCCGGACTGGGTTTCACCATTTCGGAGCGGTTCCTGGAGGCGCACGCGCAACGCATTTGA
- a CDS encoding sugar phosphate isomerase/epimerase, whose amino-acid sequence MHLSTHNWMRAEPLEVTLKRIKKLGYESIEISGEPAQYKIKETRALLKEHGIRCWGSVTLMLGERNLAAKNQGQRERSVQYVKDVLTMVSELDGEIITLVPATVGKVVPDGTEAEEWGWVVDATRECFAHAKKVGVRIAIEPLNRFETYLFNRGAQALALADAVSPECGVCLDAYHIHMEEFNVYDAIRQVGKRLFDFHVADNNRFAAGLGQIDWPKIVGTLKEIGYDGALTNEFVAPVDRTPAAPYPEMVERNPVDISPEQLKFIQDHGSSLLTEKFYTDQMRITAETLLPLIK is encoded by the coding sequence ATGCATCTTTCGACGCACAACTGGATGCGGGCGGAGCCGCTGGAGGTGACGCTCAAGCGGATCAAGAAACTCGGCTATGAGTCGATCGAAATTTCCGGCGAGCCCGCTCAATACAAGATCAAGGAAACGCGTGCGCTGTTGAAGGAGCACGGCATCCGCTGCTGGGGCTCGGTGACGCTGATGCTGGGCGAACGCAACCTCGCCGCCAAGAACCAAGGCCAGCGCGAGCGCTCGGTGCAATATGTCAAGGACGTGCTGACCATGGTGAGCGAGCTCGACGGCGAGATCATCACGCTGGTTCCCGCCACCGTCGGCAAGGTGGTGCCGGACGGCACCGAGGCGGAAGAGTGGGGCTGGGTGGTGGACGCCACGCGCGAATGCTTCGCCCATGCCAAGAAGGTCGGCGTCAGGATCGCTATCGAGCCGCTCAACCGCTTCGAGACCTATCTCTTCAACCGTGGCGCCCAGGCGCTCGCGCTCGCCGACGCGGTCAGCCCGGAATGCGGCGTGTGCCTCGACGCCTATCACATCCACATGGAGGAATTTAACGTCTATGACGCTATCCGCCAGGTCGGAAAGCGCCTGTTCGATTTCCATGTCGCCGACAACAACCGCTTCGCCGCGGGCCTCGGCCAGATCGACTGGCCGAAGATCGTCGGCACGCTGAAGGAGATCGGCTATGACGGCGCGCTGACCAATGAGTTCGTCGCGCCGGTCGACCGCACACCGGCCGCGCCCTATCCGGAAATGGTGGAGCGCAACCCTGTCGATATCTCGCCCGAGCAGCTCAAATTCATCCAGGACCACGGCTCCAGCCTGCTCACCGAGAAATTCTACACCGACCAGATGCGTATCACGGCCGAAACGCTGCTGCCGCTGATCAAGTAG